From one Agathobaculum sp. NTUH-O15-33 genomic stretch:
- a CDS encoding DUF896 domain-containing protein, whose translation MENEKIARINALAKKAKAEGLTDTEKAEQKALREEYIAGFRQSLKNQLDATVVLNPDGTAYRLREKKDKT comes from the coding sequence ATGGAAAATGAAAAGATCGCGCGCATCAACGCTTTGGCGAAAAAGGCCAAGGCCGAAGGGCTGACCGATACCGAAAAAGCCGAGCAGAAAGCCCTGCGCGAGGAATATATCGCGGGCTTCCGGCAGAGCCTGAAAAACCAGCTGGACGCAACGGTCGTTTTAAACCCGGACGGCACCGCGTACCGGCTGCGCGAGAAGAAGGACAAAACGTGA
- a CDS encoding O-acetylhomoserine aminocarboxypropyltransferase/cysteine synthase family protein yields the protein MKIETKCLHEGYEPENGGARALPIYQSTTFKFDSTAHVGDLFDLTASGHFYTRLSNPTVAAVEDKISALEGGVGALCTSSGQAATMLAILNIAGAGDHIVSTSTIYGGSLNLLAVTFKKLGIDVTFVDGEATEDELEQAFRPNTKAVFGETIANPALTVLDIEKFAALAHRHNVPLIVDNTFATPVLCRPFEWGADIVVHSTTKYMDGHAVQMGGVIVDSGKFDWTKGNFPGLTEPDDSYHGLVYTDACGAAAYITKARVQLMRDMGTCQTPMGAFLLDLGLQTLPLRIRQHSANAMTVASYLRTSDKVDFVTYPGLAGDAFHDRAVKYLENGAASGVISFSLKGGREAAERVIDAFKLVSLEVHVADIHSCALHPASATHRQLTDEQLVAAGITPGLIRLSCGLENAEDIIADVEQALAQA from the coding sequence ATGAAAATCGAAACCAAATGCCTGCACGAAGGCTATGAGCCCGAAAACGGCGGGGCGCGCGCGCTCCCCATTTATCAGTCCACCACGTTCAAGTTTGATTCGACCGCCCACGTCGGCGATCTGTTCGACCTGACCGCTTCCGGCCACTTCTATACGCGCCTGTCCAACCCGACGGTCGCCGCGGTGGAGGATAAGATCTCGGCGCTGGAAGGCGGCGTGGGCGCGCTGTGCACCTCGTCCGGCCAAGCCGCGACCATGCTGGCCATTTTAAACATCGCGGGCGCGGGCGACCATATTGTTTCCACCTCAACAATTTATGGCGGCAGCCTGAACCTGCTGGCCGTCACGTTTAAAAAGCTCGGCATCGACGTGACCTTTGTCGACGGCGAAGCGACGGAGGACGAGCTTGAGCAGGCGTTCCGCCCGAACACCAAGGCGGTTTTCGGCGAAACGATCGCCAACCCCGCGCTGACCGTGCTGGATATTGAAAAGTTCGCCGCGCTGGCCCACCGGCACAATGTGCCGCTCATTGTGGACAACACCTTTGCAACGCCGGTCCTCTGCCGCCCGTTTGAGTGGGGCGCGGATATTGTCGTGCATTCCACCACAAAATACATGGACGGCCACGCCGTGCAGATGGGCGGCGTGATCGTCGATTCCGGCAAGTTCGATTGGACGAAGGGCAACTTCCCCGGCCTGACCGAGCCGGACGACAGCTACCACGGCCTTGTCTATACCGACGCCTGCGGCGCAGCCGCCTATATCACCAAGGCGCGCGTACAGCTGATGCGCGACATGGGCACCTGCCAAACGCCGATGGGCGCGTTCCTGCTCGATTTGGGCCTGCAAACGCTGCCGCTGCGCATTCGCCAGCATTCGGCAAACGCTATGACGGTGGCGAGCTACCTGCGCACGAGCGACAAGGTCGATTTTGTCACCTATCCCGGCCTTGCGGGCGACGCCTTCCACGACCGCGCGGTAAAGTATTTGGAAAACGGCGCGGCTTCGGGTGTTATCTCGTTCAGCCTCAAGGGCGGCCGTGAAGCCGCCGAGCGCGTGATCGACGCGTTCAAGCTGGTATCGCTCGAGGTGCACGTGGCCGATATCCATTCGTGCGCGCTGCATCCGGCCTCCGCGACGCACCGCCAGTTGACGGACGAGCAGCTCGTCGCCGCGGGCATCACGCCCGGCCTGATCCGTCTGTCCTGTGGCCTTGAAAACGCGGAGGACATCATCGCCGATGTCGAGCAGGCGCTTGCGCAGGCCTAA
- a CDS encoding GNAT family N-acetyltransferase, with amino-acid sequence MLIRPIQAEDRDYFLRSVHEFYHSPAVCHEIPETNAVRTFELLIHGSPYAACLIAEDEDGRPCGYCLLALTWSNEAGGLTVWLDEIWIDEHMRGKGLGSKIIAAVHERYNTAARYRLEVTDDNPRAAALYRLRGFADLPYRQMVLDTPNAL; translated from the coding sequence ATGCTGATCCGCCCGATCCAAGCCGAGGACCGCGATTACTTTCTGCGTTCGGTGCATGAATTTTACCACTCGCCCGCCGTTTGCCACGAGATACCCGAAACAAACGCCGTGCGCACGTTCGAGCTGCTGATCCACGGTTCGCCCTACGCCGCCTGCCTAATCGCCGAGGACGAGGACGGACGGCCCTGCGGCTATTGCCTGCTCGCCCTGACCTGGTCGAACGAAGCGGGCGGGCTGACCGTCTGGCTCGATGAAATATGGATCGACGAGCACATGCGCGGCAAGGGCCTTGGCAGCAAGATCATCGCCGCGGTGCACGAGCGATACAATACCGCCGCCCGCTACCGTTTGGAAGTGACGGACGACAACCCGCGCGCCGCCGCGCTGTACCGTTTGCGCGGCTTTGCCGATCTGCCTTACCGGCAGATGGTGCTGGACACGCCGAACGCGCTTTAA
- a CDS encoding DUF1905 domain-containing protein codes for MNETLYEFDAMLRKVPDLDGAYIEFPHDVRREFHKGRVKVRATFDGVPYDGSLVRMKTPGHILGVRKDIRARIGKQPGDTVHVTLRERA; via the coding sequence ATGAACGAAACGCTATACGAGTTCGACGCGATGTTGCGCAAGGTACCCGATCTGGACGGGGCCTATATCGAGTTCCCGCACGATGTGCGGCGGGAGTTTCACAAGGGCCGCGTCAAGGTGCGCGCCACGTTTGACGGCGTGCCGTACGACGGCAGTCTGGTGCGCATGAAAACGCCGGGCCACATCCTCGGCGTGCGCAAGGATATCCGCGCGCGGATCGGCAAGCAGCCGGGGGATACCGTGCACGTCACCCTGCGCGAGCGCGCCTAA
- a CDS encoding MATE family efflux transporter translates to MAAEAEKVEAGQKENKMGTMPEGKLIITMSFPIMLSMLIQALYNIVDSAFVARISESALTAVSLAFPVQLFMIAVATGAGVGVNALLSRKLGQHKQDEADAVAMNGVFLAVVCWLVFAVLGLLFGKSFIALFTTDAAVREMGTSYVTVCTVASCGVFLLFVAERLMQATGNTVYHMITQLIGALINCVLDPIMIFGLFGFPRLGTTGAALATVTAQIIAMSIGFFINVRFNHDVRLKPRSFRPNGAILGEVLKIGLPAAVTQSLASVLTIGLNRILMPFSMTAVGFYGVYYKLQNFLFMPVFGLNNALIPMIGYNFGAKKYDRIHRITKYALLLSVGIMAGGTVLFELLPRPLLALFKASEEMLTIGVPAIRIIALSICFAGASVILCGCMQGLGRGNESLVVTLLRQIVVLLPLAVLLARVSLHAVWLAFPLAEIVGCIAAVLLHRRVTGHMLR, encoded by the coding sequence TTGGCGGCAGAAGCAGAAAAGGTAGAAGCCGGACAAAAAGAAAACAAAATGGGCACCATGCCGGAGGGCAAACTCATCATCACCATGTCGTTTCCAATCATGCTGTCCATGCTGATCCAAGCGCTTTATAACATTGTGGACAGCGCGTTCGTCGCGCGTATCAGCGAAAGCGCGCTGACCGCCGTGTCGCTCGCCTTTCCGGTGCAGCTTTTCATGATCGCGGTGGCGACCGGCGCGGGCGTTGGCGTGAACGCGCTGTTGTCCCGCAAGCTCGGCCAGCACAAGCAGGACGAAGCCGACGCGGTCGCGATGAACGGCGTGTTTCTCGCCGTGGTTTGCTGGCTGGTCTTCGCCGTGCTCGGCCTATTATTCGGCAAAAGCTTTATCGCCCTATTTACCACCGACGCCGCCGTGCGCGAAATGGGCACCAGCTACGTTACCGTTTGCACCGTTGCATCGTGCGGGGTGTTCCTGCTGTTCGTGGCCGAACGGCTGATGCAGGCGACCGGCAACACCGTTTACCACATGATCACCCAGCTGATCGGCGCGCTGATCAACTGCGTGCTCGATCCGATCATGATCTTTGGCCTGTTCGGCTTTCCCCGGCTTGGCACGACGGGCGCGGCCCTCGCCACCGTCACCGCACAGATCATCGCCATGTCCATCGGCTTTTTCATCAATGTTCGCTTTAATCACGACGTGCGGCTCAAGCCGCGTTCGTTCCGGCCAAACGGCGCGATTTTGGGCGAGGTGTTAAAGATCGGCCTGCCCGCCGCGGTCACGCAGTCGCTCGCCAGCGTGCTCACCATCGGTTTAAACCGCATTCTCATGCCGTTTTCCATGACCGCCGTTGGCTTTTACGGCGTATATTACAAGCTGCAAAACTTTTTGTTCATGCCGGTCTTTGGCCTGAATAACGCGCTGATCCCCATGATTGGGTATAACTTCGGCGCGAAAAAGTATGACCGTATCCATCGGATCACCAAGTACGCGCTTTTGCTTTCCGTCGGGATCATGGCGGGCGGTACCGTGCTGTTCGAGCTGCTTCCCCGCCCGCTGCTCGCCCTGTTCAAGGCTTCGGAGGAGATGCTCACGATCGGCGTGCCCGCGATCCGCATCATCGCGCTTTCCATCTGCTTTGCGGGCGCTTCGGTCATTCTGTGCGGCTGCATGCAGGGACTGGGACGCGGCAACGAATCGCTTGTGGTGACGCTTTTGCGGCAAATCGTCGTTTTGCTTCCTCTGGCGGTTCTGCTCGCCCGGGTCAGCCTGCACGCGGTCTGGCTGGCGTTCCCGCTGGCCGAAATCGTCGGCTGCATCGCCGCCGTGCTGCTGCACCGGCGCGTTACCGGACACATGCTGCGGTAG